The following proteins are co-located in the Microbacterium sp. Clip185 genome:
- a CDS encoding EamA family transporter, translated as MVAQTSSLAVIEPLPVPGRRVAGLAVGLSSALAFSSSGPVVKPLIEAGWTLGAALLVRMSLAALILSPALVRAVRRRPGLLRRQWPLIVGFGLTGVAGCQIFYFAAMQRMPVAVALLVQYLAPVLLVLLAWVRTRRAPSRLVLMGSAVAIVGLVLVVDVAGARFDLLGTVFALGAAVCVGAYFLLSERTGEELPALALAAGGLIVGALLMAALCATGLLPFAAPDVTVALAGIQLPAWVAIGWVGAVATTLGYALGVIAVPMLGSRVASFVGLSEVLFALLFAWLLLGEAPGPVQIVGGAVLIVGVVLVRMDTSPPSEPIAAVAPVP; from the coding sequence ATGGTCGCCCAGACCTCCTCCCTCGCCGTGATCGAGCCCCTGCCCGTGCCTGGCCGGCGGGTCGCGGGACTCGCGGTAGGACTCTCCTCGGCGCTGGCCTTCTCGTCCAGCGGCCCTGTCGTGAAGCCGCTCATCGAGGCCGGTTGGACCTTGGGCGCGGCTCTCCTGGTGCGGATGTCGCTCGCGGCACTCATCCTGTCGCCCGCTCTCGTGCGGGCCGTGCGGCGTCGGCCGGGACTCCTGCGCCGCCAGTGGCCGCTGATCGTCGGATTCGGTCTGACCGGTGTCGCAGGGTGCCAGATCTTCTACTTCGCCGCCATGCAACGGATGCCGGTGGCGGTCGCCCTCCTCGTGCAGTACCTCGCTCCCGTGCTCCTGGTCCTTCTCGCGTGGGTGCGCACCCGTCGCGCCCCGTCCCGGTTGGTCCTCATGGGCTCTGCCGTCGCGATCGTCGGCCTCGTGCTGGTCGTGGACGTCGCCGGCGCGCGCTTCGACCTGCTCGGCACCGTGTTCGCGCTGGGGGCCGCGGTCTGCGTCGGCGCGTACTTCCTGCTGTCCGAGCGCACGGGCGAGGAACTGCCTGCCCTGGCTCTGGCAGCGGGTGGACTCATCGTGGGCGCTCTTCTGATGGCCGCGCTGTGCGCGACCGGCCTGCTGCCGTTCGCGGCTCCCGACGTCACGGTCGCCCTGGCGGGGATCCAACTGCCGGCATGGGTCGCCATCGGCTGGGTCGGCGCTGTCGCGACCACCCTCGGGTACGCACTCGGTGTCATCGCCGTGCCGATGCTGGGTTCGCGCGTCGCATCCTTCGTCGGACTGTCCGAAGTCCTCTTCGCGCTCCTGTTCGCCTGGCTGCTTCTGGGCGAGGCGCCCGGTCCGGTGCAGATCGTCGGCGGCGCGGTCCTGATCGTCGGCGTCGTGCTCGTCAGGATGGATACCTCGCCGCCGTCGGAACCTATCGCTGCGGTTGCGCCAGTGCCATGA
- the glgA gene encoding glycogen synthase, translated as MRVDIVSKEYPPEIYGGAGVHVAELVRALRERIEVQVRAFGEPRDEADTTSYATPAELAHANPAVKTLGTDLEIVGDVAGADIVHSHTWYANFASHLASLLHGIPHVVTAHSLEPLRPWKAEQLGGGYAVSSWVERTAYESAAAIVAVSEGMRADILRAYPDVDPARVRVIYNGIDAEAWQPTRNEDLLRALGIDPARPSVVFVGRITRQKGLPYLLRAARLLPADVQLVLCAGAPDTPEIMAEVEGLVRELQETRDGVVWIDRHLPRPELSAILTAATTFVCPSIYEPLGIVNLEAMACGAAVVGTATGGIPEVVVDGETGRLVPIEQLQDGTGTPLDPERFVADLARVLIEVVSDPEQAARYGAAGRRRAVEDFSWTRIAAETEQLYREVLEAR; from the coding sequence ATGCGCGTCGACATCGTCTCCAAGGAATACCCGCCCGAGATCTACGGCGGGGCCGGAGTCCACGTCGCCGAGCTCGTCCGCGCGCTGCGCGAGCGTATCGAGGTGCAGGTGCGCGCGTTCGGCGAGCCCCGTGACGAAGCCGACACCACGTCGTATGCAACGCCCGCGGAGCTCGCGCACGCAAACCCCGCGGTGAAGACGCTCGGCACCGATCTCGAGATCGTCGGCGACGTCGCCGGTGCCGACATCGTGCACAGCCACACCTGGTACGCCAACTTCGCGAGTCATCTCGCATCTCTTCTGCACGGCATTCCTCACGTGGTCACCGCACACTCCCTCGAGCCGCTGCGGCCGTGGAAGGCCGAACAGCTCGGTGGCGGTTATGCGGTGTCGAGCTGGGTCGAACGCACGGCCTACGAGTCCGCTGCGGCGATCGTCGCGGTCAGCGAGGGGATGCGGGCCGACATCCTGCGCGCCTACCCCGATGTCGATCCGGCCCGCGTGCGTGTCATCTACAACGGCATCGATGCCGAGGCCTGGCAGCCGACCAGGAACGAGGATCTGCTGCGCGCGCTCGGCATCGATCCGGCGCGGCCGTCTGTGGTCTTCGTCGGGCGCATCACGCGGCAGAAGGGTCTGCCGTACCTGCTCCGCGCGGCGCGGCTCCTTCCGGCCGACGTGCAGCTGGTGCTGTGTGCGGGAGCTCCCGACACGCCCGAGATCATGGCAGAGGTCGAGGGTCTGGTGCGCGAACTGCAGGAGACCCGCGACGGGGTCGTCTGGATCGACCGGCACCTACCGCGCCCCGAGCTCTCGGCGATCCTGACGGCCGCCACGACGTTCGTCTGTCCGTCGATCTACGAGCCTCTCGGCATCGTGAACCTGGAGGCCATGGCCTGCGGTGCGGCGGTCGTCGGAACCGCCACGGGCGGGATTCCCGAGGTGGTCGTCGATGGTGAAACGGGGCGCCTCGTGCCGATCGAGCAGCTGCAGGACGGAACGGGCACTCCGCTGGATCCCGAACGCTTCGTCGCGGATCTCGCCCGGGTGCTGATCGAGGTCGTCTCCGACCCCGAGCAGGCCGCCCGCTACGGTGCCGCCGGACGCCGTCGGGCGGTCGAGGACTTCAGCTGGACGCGCATCGCCGCCGAGACCGAGCAGCTCTACCGCGAGGTGCTCGAGGCTCGCTGA
- a CDS encoding Lrp/AsnC family transcriptional regulator produces MPALDRIDIELLRALADDHRATVVALAERLQLSRNTIQARLARLDRTGAFLSYQRALSTRALGFPIEAYVSVTVRQHELPRIREQLAEVPEVLQAHGLAGSVDLLVRVACRDAQHLFDTDARILAISGVERTETSLVMDEVIPYRVTPLMALAQPQR; encoded by the coding sequence ATGCCCGCCTTGGACCGTATCGACATCGAGCTGCTCCGCGCGCTCGCTGACGACCATCGCGCGACGGTCGTCGCTCTGGCCGAGCGCCTGCAGCTGTCCCGCAACACCATTCAGGCGCGGCTCGCCCGCCTCGATCGCACAGGCGCCTTCCTCAGCTACCAGCGCGCGCTGTCAACCAGAGCCCTCGGATTCCCCATCGAGGCGTACGTGAGCGTGACGGTGAGACAGCACGAACTGCCGCGGATCCGCGAACAGCTGGCGGAGGTGCCGGAGGTCCTGCAGGCGCACGGCTTGGCGGGGTCGGTCGATCTGCTGGTCCGTGTCGCGTGCCGCGATGCGCAGCACCTGTTCGACACCGACGCCCGCATCCTCGCGATCAGCGGGGTGGAGCGCACGGAGACCTCTCTCGTCATGGACGAGGTGATCCCCTATCGCGTGACGCCTCTCATGGCACTGGCGCAACCGCAGCGATAG
- the glgC gene encoding glucose-1-phosphate adenylyltransferase — MPAPKVFGIILAGGEGKRLMPLTADRAKPAVPFGGQYRLIDFAISNLINSGLRQIVVLTQYKSHSLDRHVSQTWRMSALLDSYVTSVPAQQRLGKRWFSGSADAILQSLNLINDEQPDIVVVVGADHVYRMDFQQMLDAHISSGARATVAGIRQPIGLANQFGVIDVEPDDPTRIREFLEKPQNPAGLVDSPHEVLASMGNYIFNTDALIEAVEADGELPTSNHDMGGDIVPYFVDRGEAGVYDFIRNEVPGSTDRDRAYWRDVGTIDSFYDAHLDLISTLPIFNLYNTQWPIHSQLVNSPPAKFVRDAVGRIGNSIDSVVSLGSVLSGTHLERSVVGPWTLAGGGSTITDSVLFDRVRVGAGARIHRAILDKNVVLLDGATVGVDRERDLARGFTVTDSGITVVGKNVRVEP; from the coding sequence ATGCCGGCACCCAAGGTCTTCGGAATCATCCTCGCGGGTGGCGAAGGTAAGCGACTCATGCCGTTGACGGCCGACCGGGCGAAGCCGGCGGTGCCGTTCGGCGGACAGTACCGACTCATCGACTTCGCCATCTCGAACCTCATCAACTCGGGACTGCGACAGATCGTCGTCCTCACGCAGTACAAGTCCCACAGCCTCGACCGCCACGTCTCCCAGACATGGCGCATGTCGGCGCTGCTCGACTCCTACGTGACCTCCGTGCCGGCCCAGCAGCGCCTGGGCAAGCGATGGTTCTCCGGCTCCGCCGACGCGATCCTGCAGAGCCTGAACCTCATCAACGACGAACAGCCCGACATCGTGGTCGTGGTCGGCGCCGACCACGTCTACCGGATGGACTTCCAGCAGATGCTGGACGCGCATATCTCCTCCGGGGCGCGCGCGACGGTCGCCGGCATCCGGCAGCCGATCGGTCTGGCCAACCAGTTCGGCGTCATCGACGTCGAGCCCGACGACCCGACCCGCATCCGCGAGTTCCTCGAGAAGCCGCAGAATCCAGCAGGCCTCGTCGACAGCCCGCACGAGGTCCTCGCCTCCATGGGCAACTACATCTTCAACACCGATGCCCTCATCGAGGCCGTCGAAGCGGACGGCGAGCTTCCCACCTCGAACCACGACATGGGCGGCGACATCGTGCCGTACTTCGTCGACCGCGGCGAGGCGGGCGTCTACGACTTCATCCGCAACGAGGTCCCCGGCTCCACCGACCGGGACCGTGCCTACTGGCGGGACGTCGGCACGATCGACTCGTTCTACGACGCGCACCTCGATCTCATCTCGACGCTTCCGATCTTCAACCTCTACAACACGCAGTGGCCCATCCACTCCCAGCTCGTGAACTCGCCGCCCGCGAAGTTCGTGCGGGACGCGGTGGGTCGCATCGGCAACTCGATCGACTCGGTCGTCTCACTCGGGTCGGTGCTCTCGGGCACGCATCTGGAGCGCAGCGTCGTGGGTCCCTGGACCTTGGCGGGCGGCGGATCGACCATCACCGACTCGGTTCTCTTCGACCGTGTCCGCGTGGGAGCGGGAGCGCGCATCCACCGCGCGATCCTCGACAAGAACGTCGTCCTTCTCGACGGCGCGACGGTCGGCGTCGATCGCGAGCGCGACCTCGCGCGCGGGTTCACCGTCACCGATTCGGGGATCACGGTCGTCGGCAAGAACGTGCGCGTCGAGCCGTAA
- a CDS encoding exonuclease domain-containing protein yields MPDHPVAARAPEALFDLEEFLTPRPPEWVRRIGVFDLETTGIDVTRDRIVTAHVGVLDETGTVIEARSWLADPGVEIPHAAQAVHGISTAHARAHGRPAGEVVAEVSAALSELFASGTPVVAYNAPYDFSLLRHEAVRHAVAPIEHPSPVIDPLVLDKAFDTYRRGKRTLSVVAEHYRVVLEDAHEAAADAVAAGRLALALCERYGDRLPAAVAELHTNQIGWARSQAESLTEYFVRIGRIDPLDPVDGRWPIR; encoded by the coding sequence ATGCCCGACCACCCCGTCGCCGCCCGCGCTCCCGAAGCGCTCTTCGACCTCGAGGAGTTCCTGACACCACGTCCTCCCGAGTGGGTCAGGCGCATCGGCGTCTTCGACCTCGAGACGACCGGAATCGATGTGACCCGCGACCGTATCGTGACCGCTCACGTCGGCGTGCTGGACGAGACCGGCACCGTGATCGAAGCGCGCTCGTGGCTCGCGGATCCCGGAGTCGAGATCCCGCACGCCGCGCAGGCCGTGCACGGAATCTCCACCGCGCACGCCCGAGCCCATGGGCGTCCGGCTGGAGAGGTCGTCGCCGAGGTGTCCGCCGCGCTGTCCGAGCTCTTCGCATCGGGCACGCCGGTCGTCGCCTACAACGCCCCGTACGATTTCTCGCTCCTGCGGCACGAGGCCGTGCGTCACGCGGTGGCACCGATCGAACACCCGTCCCCCGTGATCGATCCGTTGGTGCTCGACAAGGCGTTCGACACGTATCGTCGCGGCAAGCGGACGCTGAGCGTGGTCGCCGAGCACTATCGCGTCGTCCTCGAGGACGCTCACGAAGCCGCAGCGGACGCGGTAGCCGCGGGAAGGCTCGCGCTCGCCCTCTGCGAACGCTACGGCGATCGACTGCCCGCTGCCGTCGCGGAGCTTCACACGAACCAGATCGGATGGGCGAGGTCTCAGGCGGAGAGTCTCACCGAGTACTTCGTCCGTATCGGCCGCATCGACCCGCTCGATCCCGTCGACGGTCGCTGGCCAATCCGGTGA
- a CDS encoding alpha/beta fold hydrolase, which produces MTAPHPYADKLAPIPVQRRTVEVLGGRTVYWEYGDEAAHTTLLLVHGFRGDHHGLEPVVANLPGFRVIAPDLPGFGETAPIPGRVHDLELYADWLRGFAQEVAAGAPILGHSFGSIVASAAVAAGLTTDRLVLVNPIGAPALEGPRGVLTRLAVFYYRAAARLPAPIGDALLRNRAIVRGMSVAMVKTRQPLLRRFVHDQHDRYFSRFADRDVLLQAFVASVSHDVREFAPRISQPTLLVAAQLDDITPIEAERALRTLFDDAELVEIPGVGHLIHYETPEPAAAAISRFLSPSADGTR; this is translated from the coding sequence GTGACAGCGCCGCATCCTTACGCCGACAAGCTCGCGCCCATCCCCGTTCAGCGGCGCACTGTCGAGGTTCTGGGCGGCCGGACGGTCTACTGGGAGTACGGCGACGAGGCCGCCCACACGACGCTGCTGCTCGTACACGGCTTCCGCGGGGACCACCACGGCCTCGAACCGGTCGTGGCGAACCTGCCGGGCTTCCGTGTGATCGCTCCCGATCTCCCGGGCTTCGGCGAGACCGCTCCGATTCCGGGCCGCGTCCACGACCTGGAGCTCTACGCGGACTGGTTGCGTGGCTTCGCGCAGGAGGTCGCGGCGGGAGCGCCGATCCTCGGCCACTCGTTCGGGTCGATCGTGGCCTCGGCGGCGGTCGCCGCGGGACTGACCACGGATCGGCTCGTGCTCGTGAACCCGATCGGCGCGCCTGCGCTGGAGGGACCGCGCGGCGTCCTCACCCGTCTGGCGGTGTTCTACTACCGTGCGGCGGCGCGTCTGCCTGCGCCGATCGGCGACGCGTTGCTGCGCAACCGCGCGATCGTGCGTGGCATGAGCGTCGCCATGGTCAAGACGCGACAGCCGTTGCTGCGACGGTTCGTCCATGACCAGCACGACCGCTACTTCTCGCGTTTCGCTGATCGTGACGTGCTCCTGCAGGCATTCGTGGCTTCCGTCTCTCATGACGTGCGCGAGTTCGCACCACGCATCTCTCAGCCCACGCTGCTCGTGGCCGCTCAGCTCGACGACATCACTCCGATCGAAGCCGAGCGTGCCCTGCGTACGCTGTTCGACGACGCGGAGCTCGTCGAGATCCCCGGCGTCGGACACCTGATCCACTATGAGACGCCTGAGCCGGCGGCGGCCGCGATCAGTCGCTTTCTTTCGCCTTCCGCTGACGGTACGCGTTGA
- a CDS encoding type B 50S ribosomal protein L31 has product MKTDIHPDYRDVVFRDLGSGETFLTRSTVSSDKTIELDGVEYPVVDVEISSASHPFYTGKQRIMDSAGRVEKFNQRFKNFGAK; this is encoded by the coding sequence ATGAAGACTGACATCCACCCCGACTACCGCGACGTCGTTTTCCGCGACCTCGGCTCGGGCGAGACCTTCCTCACCCGCTCGACGGTCTCGAGCGACAAGACGATCGAGCTCGACGGTGTCGAGTACCCCGTTGTCGACGTCGAGATCTCCTCCGCCTCGCACCCGTTCTACACGGGCAAGCAGCGCATCATGGACTCGGCCGGTCGCGTCGAGAAGTTCAACCAGCGCTTCAAGAACTTCGGCGCCAAGTAA
- a CDS encoding CGNR zinc finger domain-containing protein, giving the protein MIFTPDTRSSLVMTADIVNTLPGTTSPDVDGLVDLDDLAAYLQVHPYSGTIRHDATELEAIRRIRPRLRELWSLDRDSAVPLVNAMLHESNAVPRLVRHDAYDWHIHATPDDAPLADRILIEAAMAFVDVIRADAYERIRVCAADDCGAVYVDFSRNGSKRYCDTGNCGNRMNVNAYRQRKAKESD; this is encoded by the coding sequence TTGATCTTCACCCCTGACACGCGGTCATCCCTTGTCATGACCGCCGACATCGTCAACACGCTGCCCGGCACAACCTCGCCGGACGTGGACGGCCTCGTCGATCTGGACGATCTCGCCGCGTATCTGCAGGTGCACCCCTACTCGGGAACGATCCGTCACGACGCCACGGAACTCGAGGCGATCCGCCGCATCCGGCCCCGCCTGCGCGAACTCTGGTCCCTCGATCGCGACTCCGCGGTACCTCTCGTGAACGCCATGCTCCACGAGAGCAATGCGGTACCCCGCCTCGTGCGCCACGACGCGTACGACTGGCACATCCACGCCACCCCCGACGACGCTCCCCTCGCCGATCGCATCCTCATCGAAGCAGCCATGGCGTTCGTCGACGTCATCCGCGCCGACGCGTATGAGCGGATCCGCGTCTGTGCGGCCGACGATTGCGGAGCGGTCTACGTCGACTTCTCCCGCAACGGGTCCAAGCGCTACTGCGACACCGGCAACTGCGGGAACCGGATGAACGTCAACGCGTACCGTCAGCGGAAGGCGAAAGAAAGCGACTGA
- a CDS encoding histidine phosphatase family protein gives MTHLILIRHGETDWNRARRIQGATDIPLNDTGRAQAREAGLALRDRLETDTPLVLVSSDLQRAAETADIIGAILERPVTARYPELRERSYGEAEGVSIDELAERWGRGPDVQVPGAETREQLRERALGAVARVIDDASTQTEPPVVVAVAHGALIREVLAFATDEQLPADGDRLGNGSAQEFSWQNGVLRLLSYSSV, from the coding sequence GTGACCCACCTCATCCTCATCCGCCACGGCGAAACCGACTGGAACCGCGCCCGCCGCATCCAGGGCGCGACAGACATCCCCCTCAATGACACGGGACGTGCACAGGCGCGCGAGGCCGGCCTCGCCCTGCGCGACCGCCTCGAAACCGACACGCCTCTGGTGCTCGTCTCGAGCGACCTCCAGCGCGCGGCCGAGACCGCGGACATCATCGGAGCGATCCTCGAGCGGCCCGTGACCGCCCGCTATCCCGAGCTGCGCGAACGCTCGTACGGCGAGGCCGAGGGCGTGTCGATCGATGAGCTCGCCGAGCGGTGGGGACGCGGGCCCGACGTCCAGGTGCCCGGGGCCGAAACACGCGAGCAGCTGCGTGAGCGCGCACTGGGCGCCGTAGCGCGGGTGATCGACGACGCGTCGACACAGACCGAGCCGCCGGTCGTGGTCGCCGTGGCACACGGCGCCCTCATCCGCGAGGTTCTGGCCTTCGCCACCGACGAACAGCTTCCCGCCGACGGCGACCGGCTCGGCAACGGATCGGCGCAGGAGTTCTCCTGGCAGAACGGCGTCCTGCGGCTCCTGTCCTACTCGTCCGTCTGA
- a CDS encoding alkaline phosphatase family protein — translation MSRRPKNDPPPDAGAASRRDFLRVGGLALGGLALGGAAGAGAAVVQASTRPSRAVNEPAFAHVVVLMGENRSFDNLLGHLYTPKTLPTGARFDGLAFDDYSNPAPDGRTIPAHVYTGSTDDIMCSPDPDPGETYPHVNTQIFGTVDPASNETSWHRPLRAPWNAPSADATPTMQGFVRDYVANYRRTSKGKEPSPADADVIMGGFSPAMLPVLSTLAQGFAVYDHWHCAVPSQTYCNRSFFHASTSHGFVTNRGGGGYSKWLDAAPAPTIFNRLEEAGRSWRIYFDEQLLVSLTGVMHAPVLEKYWRSDHFAYMDQFFADAKAGTLPDYAFIEPRMVYNHNDFHPPFGVVRGSDVDGSPVFDSAVSDVRAGEALVASVYDAIRTSDSSDGSNALNTLLLITFDEHGGTYDHVVPPKATPPDPEAAEGEMGFRFNRLGVRVPAIAVSAYTRAGTVINEEIHHAAVIATLCQLHGLEPLTDRDRGAPTLFGATNLTEPRDPSTWPTVSPAYLPPLLEEDELEEIRTSDKPLTSPAKGLLGLLLERYGSSGAPEPETYADAYNILKEHGLGLFTAQGASPSPTAT, via the coding sequence ATGAGCCGTCGACCGAAGAACGATCCGCCCCCGGATGCCGGAGCCGCATCCCGGCGCGACTTCCTGCGAGTGGGCGGCCTCGCCCTCGGCGGACTAGCCCTGGGCGGCGCCGCCGGAGCGGGCGCGGCGGTGGTGCAGGCCTCGACGCGACCCTCTCGCGCCGTGAACGAACCCGCGTTCGCCCACGTGGTGGTCCTGATGGGCGAGAACAGATCGTTCGACAACCTCCTGGGCCACCTCTACACGCCGAAGACTCTGCCCACGGGTGCCCGATTCGACGGGCTCGCGTTCGACGACTACTCGAACCCCGCACCCGACGGTCGTACGATACCCGCGCACGTGTACACGGGCAGCACCGATGACATCATGTGCTCACCCGACCCTGACCCGGGCGAGACCTACCCGCATGTGAACACCCAGATCTTCGGCACGGTCGACCCGGCCTCCAACGAGACCTCGTGGCATCGCCCGCTGCGCGCGCCATGGAATGCCCCATCGGCCGATGCCACCCCGACGATGCAAGGCTTCGTGCGCGACTACGTCGCCAACTACCGGCGCACGAGCAAGGGCAAAGAGCCGTCTCCGGCGGACGCCGATGTCATCATGGGCGGATTCTCCCCGGCGATGCTCCCCGTCCTCTCGACGCTGGCTCAAGGGTTCGCGGTCTACGACCACTGGCACTGCGCAGTGCCCAGCCAGACGTACTGCAACCGCTCCTTCTTCCATGCATCGACCTCGCACGGCTTCGTCACCAATCGCGGTGGAGGCGGCTACAGCAAGTGGCTGGACGCGGCTCCGGCGCCGACGATCTTCAACCGTCTTGAAGAGGCGGGTCGCAGCTGGCGCATCTACTTCGACGAACAGCTGCTCGTCTCGCTGACCGGTGTGATGCACGCTCCCGTGCTCGAGAAGTACTGGCGCAGCGACCACTTCGCGTACATGGACCAATTCTTCGCAGATGCGAAGGCGGGGACACTGCCCGATTACGCATTCATCGAGCCGCGGATGGTGTACAACCACAACGACTTCCACCCTCCCTTCGGCGTCGTGCGCGGCAGCGACGTCGATGGCTCGCCGGTGTTCGACTCTGCCGTCTCGGATGTGCGCGCCGGCGAAGCGCTGGTGGCGAGCGTCTACGACGCGATCCGCACCTCTGACAGCAGCGACGGCTCGAACGCCCTCAACACGCTCCTGCTCATCACCTTCGACGAGCATGGCGGCACGTACGACCACGTCGTCCCACCGAAGGCCACTCCTCCGGACCCCGAAGCCGCCGAGGGCGAGATGGGTTTCCGTTTCAACCGACTCGGCGTGCGCGTGCCGGCGATCGCCGTGTCGGCATACACGAGGGCGGGGACGGTCATCAATGAGGAGATCCATCACGCCGCCGTCATCGCGACCCTGTGTCAGCTGCACGGGCTCGAACCGCTGACCGATCGCGACCGTGGCGCCCCGACCCTGTTCGGTGCGACCAACCTGACCGAGCCCCGTGATCCGTCCACCTGGCCCACCGTGAGTCCCGCCTATCTGCCGCCGCTGCTGGAGGAGGATGAACTCGAGGAGATCCGTACCTCCGACAAGCCCTTGACCTCCCCCGCGAAGGGTCTCCTCGGACTCCTCCTGGAGCGATACGGCTCCAGTGGCGCGCCGGAGCCGGAGACCTACGCCGACGCGTACAACATCCTCAAGGAGCACGGGCTGGGACTGTTCACGGCTCAAGGCGCTTCCCCGAGCCCGACCGCGACGTGA
- a CDS encoding ABC transporter ATP-binding protein yields the protein MPQVLDFSDVVVRRNAKDIVSHLDWQVDGDQRWVVLGANGAGKTTILQLAATLDHPTSGAVTILGERLGRTDVFELRPRIGFASSAMAKRIPAEETVLNVVLTAAFSVLGRWNEQYDRIDERRALRVLAEWKLDHLADRTFGTLSDGEQKRVQIARAVMTDPELLLLDEPTASLDLGAREELLELLSGYAQAPTTPAMVMVTHHVEEIPVGFTHVLLLRAGAVVASGPIAETLTAENLSEAFGMPIVVTEADGRYAARAAR from the coding sequence ATGCCGCAGGTGCTGGATTTCTCCGACGTCGTCGTCCGCCGCAACGCAAAGGACATCGTCTCCCATCTGGACTGGCAGGTGGACGGCGACCAGCGCTGGGTCGTGCTCGGCGCGAACGGTGCGGGCAAGACCACCATCCTCCAGCTCGCCGCGACCCTCGATCATCCGACCTCGGGTGCGGTGACGATCCTCGGCGAGAGGCTCGGCCGCACCGACGTTTTCGAGCTGCGTCCGCGCATCGGATTCGCCTCCAGCGCGATGGCCAAGCGCATCCCGGCGGAGGAGACCGTCCTGAACGTCGTGCTCACGGCAGCATTCTCCGTACTCGGACGCTGGAACGAGCAGTACGACCGGATCGACGAGCGCCGGGCGCTGCGTGTGCTGGCGGAGTGGAAGCTCGACCACCTCGCCGACCGTACCTTCGGCACGCTGTCGGACGGCGAGCAGAAGCGTGTCCAGATCGCCCGTGCCGTCATGACCGATCCCGAGCTGCTGCTGCTCGACGAGCCGACCGCGAGCCTCGATCTCGGTGCGCGTGAAGAGCTCCTCGAACTGCTCAGCGGCTACGCGCAGGCGCCCACGACGCCCGCGATGGTCATGGTCACGCACCACGTCGAAGAGATCCCCGTCGGCTTCACTCACGTGCTGCTCCTGCGCGCCGGCGCGGTCGTCGCCTCCGGACCGATCGCCGAGACGCTCACCGCCGAGAACCTCTCCGAGGCGTTCGGCATGCCGATCGTGGTCACGGAGGCGGACGGCCGCTATGCCGCGCGCGCGGCACGCTGA
- a CDS encoding NAD-dependent protein deacetylase translates to MTEPDPTALAELERAIDALAGRRVAVLTGAGVSTDSGIPDYRGQGAPVRKPMSVEQFLAEESARRRYWVGSHLGWRRFAAAQPNEGHRALAQLEAAEITSGVITQNVDGLHVRAGSRRVVELHGTMRRVGCLQCGQVFDRRDLAVRVEAENPWLSETEELPLGPDGDVAGAEVEGFRIPECSVCGGVLKPDVVFFGEFIPAERFREAEQLVRNADALLVAGSSLVVNSGIRLVERARRRRLPVVIVNRGQTRADARATVKVDAGTSEVLTALAEALPRRR, encoded by the coding sequence GTGACGGAACCCGATCCGACCGCCCTCGCCGAGCTGGAGCGCGCGATCGACGCGCTGGCCGGTCGACGGGTCGCCGTCCTGACCGGCGCCGGAGTATCGACGGATTCGGGCATCCCGGACTACCGCGGTCAGGGCGCGCCCGTGCGCAAGCCCATGAGCGTCGAGCAGTTCCTCGCGGAGGAGAGCGCCAGACGACGCTATTGGGTGGGCAGCCACCTCGGCTGGCGGCGGTTCGCCGCGGCGCAGCCCAACGAGGGCCACCGTGCCCTCGCGCAGCTCGAGGCAGCGGAGATCACGAGCGGGGTCATCACCCAGAACGTCGACGGACTGCACGTGCGTGCCGGCTCCCGCCGTGTCGTCGAACTGCACGGCACCATGCGCCGCGTGGGCTGTCTGCAGTGCGGGCAGGTGTTCGACCGGCGGGATCTCGCGGTCAGGGTGGAGGCTGAGAACCCCTGGCTGAGCGAGACGGAAGAGTTGCCCCTCGGCCCCGACGGTGACGTGGCGGGCGCCGAGGTCGAGGGCTTCCGCATCCCCGAATGCAGTGTCTGCGGAGGAGTGCTCAAGCCGGACGTCGTCTTCTTCGGCGAGTTCATCCCCGCCGAGCGCTTCCGTGAGGCCGAGCAGCTCGTGCGCAACGCCGACGCATTGCTCGTGGCGGGCTCCTCGCTCGTCGTGAACTCCGGCATCAGATTGGTCGAGCGCGCCCGGCGACGTAGGCTTCCGGTGGTCATCGTCAACCGCGGACAGACCCGGGCCGATGCCCGGGCGACGGTCAAGGTCGACGCCGGGACGAGTGAGGTGCTCACCGCTCTGGCAGAGGCGCTCCCCCGCCGACGCTGA